The genomic DNA CCGCGGCGCCGAGCGCGCCCTCGTCCTTGACGATGGCAAGACCGCGCTTGTCGACGACCTCGTCCGGGGTGCCCTCGCCGTCCAGGACGCCGGTGATGACCTGGCGGGCCAGCTTGTCGTTCAGCTTGCCCTCCGCGACCAGCGCCGCCACCCGCGCGACCTGCTCCGGCGTGATCGCCAGCGCGGCCAGTTCGAGGCCGTCCTCGTTGGCCCGCCGGGCCAGCTCGCCCATCCACCACTTGCGCGCCGCGGTGGCGTCCGCGCCCGCGTCGATGGTGGCGACGATCGGGCCGATGGCCCCGGCGTTGAGGATGGACTGCATGTCGTGCGCGGAGACGCCCCATTCCTCGCGCAGCCGGTTGCGGCGCAGCCGCGGCAGCTCCGGCAGCCCGGCGCGCAGTTGCTCCACCCAGGCGCGGGCGGGCGCGACCGGCACGAGGTCGGGCTCGGGGAAGTAGCGGTAGTCCTCCGCCTCCTCCTTGGTACGGCCCGAGGTGGTGGTACCGGTGTCCTCGTGGAAGTGGCGGGTCTCCTGGACGATCTTGCCGCCGCCGTCGAGGACTTCGGCGTGCCGGACGACCTCGGAGCGCACCGCGCGCTCGACGCTGCGCAGCGAGTTGACGTTCTTCGTCTCGCTGCGGGTACCGAAGACGGTGGCGCCGGCGGGCATCAGCGACAGGTTCACGTCGCAGCGCATCTGGCCCTGCTCCATGCGGGCCTCGGAGACCCCGAGGGCCTTGATCAGCTCCCGCAGCTCGGCCACGTACGCCTTCGCCACGTCGGGCGCCTTGGCGCCGGCACCGGTGATCGGCTTGGTGACGATCTCGATCAGCGGGATGCCGGCCCTGTTGTAGTCCAGCAGCGAGTGCGAGGCGCCGTGGATCCGCCCGGTGGCACCGCCGACGTGGGTGGACTTGCCGGTGTCCTCCTCCATGTGGGCGCGCTCGATCTCGACCCGGAAGACCTCGCCGTCGACCTCGACGTCGAGGTAGCCGTCGTACGCGATGGGCTCGTCGTACTGCGAGGTCTGGAAGTTCTTCGGCATGTCCGGATAGAAGTAGTTCTTCCGGGCGAAGCGGCACCACTCGGCGATCTCGCAGTTGAGCGCCAGGCCGATCTTGACCGCGGACTCCACGCCCGTCTCGTTGACCACCGGCAGCGCGCCGGGCAGGCCGAGGCAGACGGGGCAGGTCTGGGTGTTGGGCCCGGCGCCCAGCGCGGTGGCGCAGCCGCAGAACATCTTGGTCGCGGTGCCGAGCTCGACGTGGACCTCCAGGCCCAGCACCGGCTCGTACGTCGCGAGGGCGTCCTCGTACGTGACAGTCACAGCTCTCTTCCAGCCTCTCGACCCCGGCGCGGCCCGCTCAGCCGGCGAGGATGTCGTCGTCGTTCATCCGGCGCAGCTCCCGCACCAGCAGGGCGACGCCGGTGGCGATGGCGGCGGCGGACACCGCGGCGTCGAGCTGACGCAGCCGGTCCTCGTCGAAGCGCGCCTGCTTCATCTGCTTGGCGACGCCGATCACGCCGAAGAGCGTGGACGTGAGGGAGATGTACACACCGGCCTTGGACTTCTTGAAGTCCTTGGCCTTGGCGAACTTGCTCATAGGGCGGGTGCCTCCTCCAGCAGGGGGTGGCCCCACCGGTCGGTGAACGCGGCCTCCACCGCGGCACCGACCTTGTAGAGCCGGTCGTCGGCCATGGCGGGGGCGATGATCTGCAGCCCCACCGGGAGCCCGTCCTCCGGCGCGAGGCCGCAGGGCAGCGACATGGCGGCGTTGCCGGCCAGGTTGGACGGGATGGTGCACAGGTCGGCGAGGTACATCGCCATCGGGTCGTCGACCCGCTCGCCGATCGGGAACGCGGTCGTCGGGGTGGTCGGCGAGACGAGCACGTCGACCTGCTCGTAGGCGCGCTCGAAGTCGCGGGTGATGAGGGTGCGGACCTTCTGCGCCGAGCCGTAGTAGGCGTCGTAGTAGCCGGAGCTGAGCGCGTACGTGCCGAGCATGATGCGGCGCTTGACCTCGGGGCCGAAGCCCGCCGCCCGGGTCAGCGAGGTGACCTCCTCGGCGGAGTGCGTGCCGTCGTCGCCCGCCCGCAGGCCGTAGCGCAGGCCGTCGTAGCGGGCGAGGTTCGAGGAGACCTCGGCGGGCGCGATCAGGTAGTACGCCGCGAGCGCCTTGTCGAACGCCGGGCAGGACACCTCCACGACCTCGGCGCCCAGCTCGCGCAGCAGCTCGACGGCCTCGTCGAAGCGCTGCATGACGCCCGGCTGGTAGCCCTCGCCGCGGAACTCCTTGACCACGCCGACGCGCATCCCGGCCACCGAGCCGTGGCGCGCGGCCTCGACGACGGCCGGGACGGGGGCGTCGATGGAGGTGGAGTCCATCGGGTCGTGGCCGGCCAGCACCTCGTGCAGCAGCGCCGCGTCCAGCACCGTACGGGCGCACGGGCCGCCCTGGTCGAGGCTGGAGGAGAACGCGATCATCCCGTACCGCGAGACGCCGCCGTAGGTCGGCTTGACGCCGACGGTGCCGGTGACGGACGCGGGCTGGCGGATGGAGCCGCCGGTGTCGGTGCCGATGGCCAGCGCCGCCATGTACGCGGTGACGGCGGCCGACGAGCCGCCGCCGGAGCCGCCGGGGATCCGGGTGAGGTCCCAGGGGTTGCCGGTGTGGCCGTAGGCGCTGTTCTCGGTGGAGGAGCCCATCGCGAACTCGTCCATGTTGGTCTTGCCGAGGATGACGACGCCGGCTTCCTTCAGCCGCCGGGTCACGGTCGCGTCGTACGGCGGGACCCAGCCCTGGAGCATCTTCGACCCCGCGGTGGTGGGCACCCCCTCGGTGGTGAAGATGTCCTTGAGCGCCAGCGGCACGCCGGCCAGCGGGCCGAGCTCCTCGCCGCGCTCGCGCCGGGCGTCGACGGCGCGCGCCGCCGCGAGCGCGCCCTCGCGGTCGACGTGCAGGAAGGCGTGCACCTTCTCGTCCACGGCGTCGATGCGGGCGAGATGGGCCTCCGCCACCTCGACGGCGCTGACGTCGCCGGCGGCGATCTGCGCGGCGGTCCCGGCCGCGGTCTGCCTGATGATTCCCGAGCTGTCCGCCACGGTCACTCCTCCCCCAGGATCTGCGGCACCTTGAAACGCTGCTGCTCCTGCGCGGGCGCGCCGGAGAGCGCCTGCTGCGCGGTCAGGCTCGGCCGGACGGCGTCCGGGCGCATGACGTTCGTCAGGGGCAGCGGGTGGCTGGTCGGCGGTACGTCCTCGCCGGCCACATCGGCGACGCGGGCGACCGCGCCGATGATGGCGTCGAGCTGGCCGGCGAAGTGGTCCAGCTCCTCGCCGCTCAGCTCCAGGCGCGCCAGCCGGGCGAGGTGGGCGACCTCCTCGCGCGTGATGCCAGGCATGCGGGTCATCCTCACAGGGTGGTGTGACGGTTTCGGGGCAATCCTATGGGGCGCGGGGCGGTGCGCCCGACCGGGTTTCCCGGCGGGGCGGTTCCGGCCGCCCGCACGGCCGCCCCGGCGGTACGCGACAGTTCGCCCGGCCGGGTGCGCTACTGCGGCAGGGCGCGGTCACTTCACCGGCTTCACCG from Streptomyces sp. CMB-StM0423 includes the following:
- the gatB gene encoding Asp-tRNA(Asn)/Glu-tRNA(Gln) amidotransferase subunit GatB, which encodes MTVTYEDALATYEPVLGLEVHVELGTATKMFCGCATALGAGPNTQTCPVCLGLPGALPVVNETGVESAVKIGLALNCEIAEWCRFARKNYFYPDMPKNFQTSQYDEPIAYDGYLDVEVDGEVFRVEIERAHMEEDTGKSTHVGGATGRIHGASHSLLDYNRAGIPLIEIVTKPITGAGAKAPDVAKAYVAELRELIKALGVSEARMEQGQMRCDVNLSLMPAGATVFGTRSETKNVNSLRSVERAVRSEVVRHAEVLDGGGKIVQETRHFHEDTGTTTSGRTKEEAEDYRYFPEPDLVPVAPARAWVEQLRAGLPELPRLRRNRLREEWGVSAHDMQSILNAGAIGPIVATIDAGADATAARKWWMGELARRANEDGLELAALAITPEQVARVAALVAEGKLNDKLARQVITGVLDGEGTPDEVVDKRGLAIVKDEGALGAAVDEAIAGNPAIADKIRGGKVQAAGALVGAVMKATRGQADAARARELIMEKLGVAD
- the gatA gene encoding Asp-tRNA(Asn)/Glu-tRNA(Gln) amidotransferase subunit GatA, with translation MTVADSSGIIRQTAAGTAAQIAAGDVSAVEVAEAHLARIDAVDEKVHAFLHVDREGALAAARAVDARRERGEELGPLAGVPLALKDIFTTEGVPTTAGSKMLQGWVPPYDATVTRRLKEAGVVILGKTNMDEFAMGSSTENSAYGHTGNPWDLTRIPGGSGGGSSAAVTAYMAALAIGTDTGGSIRQPASVTGTVGVKPTYGGVSRYGMIAFSSSLDQGGPCARTVLDAALLHEVLAGHDPMDSTSIDAPVPAVVEAARHGSVAGMRVGVVKEFRGEGYQPGVMQRFDEAVELLRELGAEVVEVSCPAFDKALAAYYLIAPAEVSSNLARYDGLRYGLRAGDDGTHSAEEVTSLTRAAGFGPEVKRRIMLGTYALSSGYYDAYYGSAQKVRTLITRDFERAYEQVDVLVSPTTPTTAFPIGERVDDPMAMYLADLCTIPSNLAGNAAMSLPCGLAPEDGLPVGLQIIAPAMADDRLYKVGAAVEAAFTDRWGHPLLEEAPAL
- the gatC gene encoding Asp-tRNA(Asn)/Glu-tRNA(Gln) amidotransferase subunit GatC — translated: MPGITREEVAHLARLARLELSGEELDHFAGQLDAIIGAVARVADVAGEDVPPTSHPLPLTNVMRPDAVRPSLTAQQALSGAPAQEQQRFKVPQILGEE